The following are encoded in a window of Colletotrichum lupini chromosome 3, complete sequence genomic DNA:
- a CDS encoding deuterolysin metalloprotease, whose translation KIAAGETITVPVNAAKSYKLDGIADAKVTAIQGFHYAVGDSIPSAFKDLASCADVTSGEVEVTVDQTTAAADHISRKREEPFNSRIQKRAITYSSCTTAQTTSLKTSVTDAISMAKAASTAAGTSSYYYTTWFKSTSVASKVQTIYNDVAGVQTTSPKISCTDTYSDCTDGSALLYTVPSDNVIVPCPNNGFWGFPELASQCSGDDYDRAGSMLHEMTHLYGTTDWAYGPTAAQALSATKAAANADTYEMYAESVRLGGCTTG comes from the exons AAGATCGCTGCCGGCGAGACCATCACCGTCCCCGTCAACGCCGCCAAGAGCTACAAGCTCGACGGCATTGCCGACGCCAAGGTCACTGCCATCCAGGGCTTCCACTACGCCGTTGGTGACAGCATCCCCTCCGCCTTCAAGGACTTGGCTTCCTGCGCCGATGTCACCTCCGGCGAGGTCGAGGTCACTGTCGACCAGACCACCGCTGCTGC GGACCACATCTCCCGCAAGCGTGAGGAGCCCTTCAACTCCCGCATCCAGAAGCGCGCCATCACCTACTCGTCCTGCACCACCGCGCAGACGACCTCCCTGAAGACCTCCGTCACCGACGCCATCTCCATGGCCAAGGCCGCCTCCACCGCGGCGGGCACCTCGTCCTACTACTACACCACCTGGTTCAAGTCGACCTCGGTCGCCTCCAAGGTCCAGACCATCTACAACGACGTCGCCGGCGTGCAGACCACCTCCCCTAAGATCTCCTGCACGGACACCTACAGCGACTGCACCGACGGCAGCGCCCTCCTCTACACCGTCCCCTCGGACAACGTCATCGTTCCCTGCCCCAACAACGGCTTCTGGGGCTTCCCCGAGCTCGCCTCCCAGTGCTCCGGAGACGACTACGACCGCGCCGGCAGCATGCTGCACGAGATGACCCATCTCTACGGCACCACCGACTGGGCTTACGGCCCCACCGCCGCCCAGGCTCTGTCTGCCACCAAGGCTGCTGCCAACGCCGACACCTACGAGATGTACGCCGAGAGCGTCCGCCTCGGTGGCTGCACCACCGGCTAA
- a CDS encoding fungal chitosanase produces MFHNFAYACAFATLLAVPATARDVPANVKAFYDQVCGRQQCSTVLKTGFHSKEGDKGDYGYCGDYLSNYNVIYIQGSGGRLANMDIDCDGAETHGDGRCGSSTDTQPQTSFKSEIQGYKAGINDLNAYVHPYVVFGNDGSKPGWPTFDPKKHGIEPLSVMAVVCNNKVIYGIWADTNSDDGSQAMVGEASLSLATACFGTGMNGNAGHDQSDVLYIAFPGKDTVPGAHGATWAANTYDEFEDSISALGNRLLKRIRA; encoded by the exons ATGTTCCACAATTTCGCCTACGCGTGTGCCTTCGCCACGCTGCTAGCTGTACCTGCGACGGCAAGAGACGTTCCAGCTAACGTTAAGGCCTTTTACGACCAAGTTTGTGGCCGGCAGCAATGCTCCACCGTCCTCAAGACCGGCTTCCATAGCAAGGAGGGCGACAAAGGAG ATTATGGCTATTGTGGCGACTACTTGAGCAATTACAATGTCATCTACATCCAGGGTTCGGGAGGTCGCCTCGCGAACATGGACATTGATTGCGATGGTGCGGAGACTCATGGAGACGGCCGATGCGGTTCCTCCACCGACACGCAGCCGCAGACGTCTTTCAAGTCCGAAATCCAAGGTTACAAGGCCGGAATCAATGATCTGAACGCGTATGTTCACCCTTACGTTGTTTTCGGCAACGACGGATCTAAGCCCGGATGGCCTACCTTCGACCCAAAGAAGCATGGCATTGAGCCCCTCAGCGTCATGGCAGTTGTTTGCAACAACAAAGTT ATCTATGGTATCTGGGCCGACACCAACAGTGATGATGGCAGCCAAGCCATGGTCGGTGAAGCCTCGCTTTCTCTTGCTACGGCTTGTTTTGGAACTGGTATGAATGGCAATGCTGGACATGACCAGTCTGATGTACTCTACATTGCGTTCCCGGGCAAGGACACCGTTCCTGGCGCTCATGGTGCTACCTGGGCCGCCAACACTTACGATGAATTTGAAGACAGCATCTCGGCACTCGGCAATCGCCTCCTCAAAAGAATCCGAGCTTGA
- a CDS encoding endo-beta-1,6-glucanase — MVCFSLLVLACALPATYAWLPNDGSTKLVDTDGHSLFEGNGTSSNKSGITPRWWNSSGKIRGVNLGSVFVYEPWIDSGEWNKMGLGSYKSEFDCVSKLGQAKSDAAFQKHWDTWLTAADLDEMLTYGINTIRIPLGYWLDESLVDKSEHFPKGAVTYLIRLCGWASDRGFYIILGHHGAPGAQERQNPFTGQYATTPGFYNDYQYDRGVKFLKFLRKLVHDHNEFRNVGMIEVLNEPVAWDRKVQSMRSVFYKDAYTGIRQVEKDLNVARNNYVHIQMMNTNWGSGNPVEFLSDTYFTAFDDHRYLKWSTSVSVSHQSYISTSCKDNRNSDAAGPTIVGEWSIAVPDNVESTDGWSPSKQKAFYKKWFAAQVYSYEKSTAGWVFWTWKTALGDDYRWSYKAAVAAGVIPKDLNTIATSGVCG, encoded by the exons ATGGTCTGTTTTTCTCTTCTGGTGCTTGCATGCGCACTGCCGGCTACCTATGCGTGGTTGCCAAATGATGGCTCCACCAAGCTCGTCGACACCGATGGGCACAGTCTGTTTGAAGGAAATGGGACATCCTCCAATAAGAGTGGTATCACTCCACGCTGGTGGAACAGTTCTGGGAAGATTAGAGGAGTCAACTTAGGCTCAGTCTTCGTCTATGAGCCGTGGATTGACTCAGGCGAATGGAACAAGATGGGCCTTGGTTCTTACAAGTCCGAATTCGACTGCGTTTCGAAGCTTGGTCAGGCGAAGTCTGACGCTGCCTTTCAGAAACATTGGGACACCTGGCTCACCGCGGCCGATCTGGACGAGATGTTGACTTACGGTATCAACACTATTCGCATCCCACTAGGGTATTGGCTTGACGAGTCTCTCGTCGATAAGTCGGAGCATTTCCCGAAG GGTGCTGTGACTTACTTGATCCGGCTCTGCGGCTGGGCTAGTGACCGTGGTTTCTATATCATCTTGGG CCACCACGGCGCCCCAGGTGCACAAGAGCGGCAAAATCCGTTCACCGGTCAG TACGCTACTACCCCGGGCTTCTACAACGACTACCAATATGATCGCGGTGTCAAATTCCTGAAGTTCCTCAGAAAGCTTGTCCACGATCACAACGAGTTCCGCAACGTCGGTATGATTGAGGTTCTAAATGAGCCCGTCGCCTGGGATCGCAAGGTGCAATCGATGCGGTCCGTCTTCTACAAGGACGCTTACACG GGAATTCGCCAGGTCGAGAAAGACCTCAATGTGGCTCGCAACAATTACGTCCACATACAGATGATGAACACAAACTGGGGCTCCGGGAATCCGGTCGAGTTCTTGAGCGACACCTATTTCACCGCATTCGATGATCACCGTTATTTAAAGTGGTCGACGAGCGTTTCTGTCTCGCATCAGAGCTATATCTCAACTTCTTGCAAAGATAACCGCAACTCAGATGCCGCTGGGCCTACCATCGTTGGCGAGTGGAGTATCGCAGTGCCAGACAACGTTGAATCGACGGATGGGTGGAGCCCAAGCAAGCAGAAAGCCTTCTACAAGAAGTGGTTTGCTGCTCAGGTTTACTCTTACGAGAAATCGACTGCAGGCTGGGTTTTCTGGACGTGGAAGACCGCGCTTGGCGATGACTACCGGTGGTCCTACAAAG CCGCCGTTGCTGCCGGTGTCATTCCGAAGGACTTGAACACTATTGCCACTTCTGGTGTTTGTGGATAG
- a CDS encoding deuterolysin metalloprotease has product MVAKALSVALLAGAASATCPLSIEISNAENHTVNVAVTNTGSEAVSVFKGNTVFSDHATQDLLVTDAGM; this is encoded by the coding sequence ATGGTTGCCAAGGCTCTCTCCGTCGCCCTTCTCGCTGGTGCCGCTTCGGCCACTTGCCCTCTCTCTATTGAGATCAGCAACGCCGAGAACCACACCGTCAACGTCGCCGTTACCAACACCGGCAGCGAGGCCGTCTCCGTCTTCAAGGGCAACACCGTCTTCAGCGACCATGCCACCCAGGATCTCCTAGTGACCGATGCCGGTATGTAG
- a CDS encoding glycosyl hydrolase family 18, whose amino-acid sequence MSFAQLSLAAMLAVGAAAAPYSARNVNTCGVVASTYFAGYHANRGFPVSDMPWDKYTDAKYAFAETAADGSLNLTKSAPDQLPAFVAAAKEHNVKALVSIGGWTGSRYFSTAFGSAENRTAFVKTCLDFVEKYNLDGLDFDWEYPNRQGLGCNTIAKDDTANFASFLTELRQKQTKQLYLTAATSLNPWNNALDVASTNGTLSSFASSLDYLMVMGYDIYGAWAATGGPNAPLAMTCDARNNQGGIKEGVEKWIGAGIPANKLVLAVGAYGHGFSVNSTNAFASPGVLNAYPVQNSTNRFQGSSWDDDPSIDECGAASPPSGTYTFWSMIKEGKFLDETGKPRDSIATGYDNCSQTPFLYNETAQVWVSYDNVQSLTAKGNYVTSNKLAGFAMWEAGGDYNNILINAIRSAVGL is encoded by the exons ATGTCATTCGCTCAACTCTCGCTCGCGGCCATGTTGGCCGTGGGCGCTGCCGCCGCGCCTTACTCTGCGCGCAACGTCAACACCTGTGGCGTTGTCGCATCCACCTATTTCGCGGGTTACCACGCGAACCGCGGATTCCCCGTCTCCGACATGCCGTGGGACAAGTACACCGACGCAAAGTATGCCTTCGCCGAGACCGCCGCCGACGGCAGCCTCAACCTCACAAAGTCGGCTCCCGACCAGCTTCCCGCCTTTGTCGCGGCCGCCAAGGAGCAC AATGTCAAGGCCCTCGTCTCCATCGGAGGCTGGACCGGCAGCCGCTATTTCAGCACCGCCTTCGGCAGCGCGGAGAACAGAACCGCCTTCGTGAAGACCTGCCTCGACTTTGTCGAAAAGTACAACCTCGACGGCCTCGATTTTGACTGGGAGTACCCCAACCGCCAGGGCCTCGGCTGCAACACAATCGCAAAGGACGATACCGCAAACTTTGCCTCCTTCCTCACCGAGCTCCGCCAGAAGCAGACCAAGCAGCTCTACCTCACCGCCGCCACCAGCCTGAACCCCTGGAACAACGCCCTCGACGTCGCCAGCACCAACGGCACCCTCTCCTCTTTCGCCAGCTCCCTCGACTACCTCATGGTCATGGGCTACGACATCTACGGCGCCTGGGCTGCTACCGGAGGCCCTAACGCACCCCTTGCCATGACTTGCGACGCCCGCAACAACCAGGGCGGTATCAAGGAGGGTGTTGAGAAGTGGATTGGCGCCGGTATCCCCGCCAACAAGCTTGTTCTCGCCGTCGGTGCCTACGGTCACGGATTCTCCGTCAACTCTACCAACGCCTTTGCCTCCCCTGGTGTCTTGAACGCCTACCCCGTCCAGAACAGCACCAACCGATTCCAGGGCAGCAGCTGGGACGACGACCCATCAATCGACGAGTGCGGCGCCGCTTCTCCTCCTAGTGGAACCTACACCTTCTGGAGCATGATCAAGGAGGGCAAGTTCCTCGACGAGACGGGCAAGCCTCGCGACAGCATTGCTACCGGATACGACAACTGCAGTCAGACT CCTTTCCTCTACAACGAGACTGCTCAAGTCTGGGTTTCCTACGACAACGTCCAGTCCTTGACCGCCAAGGGCAACTACGTCACATCCAACAAGCTGGCTGGCTTCGCCATGTGGGAGGCTGGTGGTGACTACAACAACATTCTCATCAACGCCATCCGCTCTGCGGTCGGCTTGTAA